The Chelonoidis abingdonii isolate Lonesome George chromosome 21, CheloAbing_2.0, whole genome shotgun sequence genome contains a region encoding:
- the LOC116831362 gene encoding peptide YY-like, whose product MVASAKLWPMLVAVTLCVLFCLGALVEAYPPKPENPGDNASPEEMAKYFSALRHYINLVTRQRYGKRSSPEALMSELLFGDSGDHTGRSRYEDSYLW is encoded by the exons ATGGTCGCCTCTGCGAAGCTCTGGCCCATGCTGGTTGCTGTGACCCTCTGTGTGCTGTTCTGCTTGGGGGCGCTGGTGGAAGCCTACCCCCCGAAACCAGAGAACCCCGGAGACAACGCCTCCCCGGAAGAAATGGCCAAATACTTTTCTGCCCTGCGGCATTACATCAACCTAGTGACAAGGCAGCG GTACGGGAAGAGATCCAGCCCAGAGGCCTTGATGTCCGAGCTGCTCTTCGGGGACAGCGGCGACCACACCGGCAGATCGCG GTATGAGGACTCCTACCTATGGTGA